One genomic region from Roseinatronobacter sp. S2 encodes:
- a CDS encoding ABC transporter permease, translated as MSKRPFLGWFASPSILIAFGLTASFLAIIQYSLRAHVPGSLDPGGFTLDNFTTLWHLAYGRAFMNSLLLCVWTAVFALLIGYPLAYAMIRARSGPLRSAILLISLTPLFMGEIVRTYSWMIVLGNRGFLNSVLLKLGLIDSPISFMFTMTGVVIALVHFTLPIVVVMLAAALSHIDRNLERAATSLGAGRVRVFFTVTLPLSMPGVVAATSTAFAWTFSAFATPQMIGGGQVSTISTMVYQVGFASFNFPLAASLSLTGLLFAIAVLALFNTGIRRLEKYGAH; from the coding sequence ATGTCAAAACGTCCCTTTCTGGGTTGGTTCGCCTCTCCGTCCATCCTGATCGCTTTTGGGCTTACGGCGTCATTTCTGGCGATCATTCAGTACAGCCTGCGCGCGCATGTGCCCGGCTCGCTTGATCCCGGCGGTTTCACTCTCGATAATTTCACAACACTTTGGCATCTGGCTTATGGCCGGGCTTTTATGAACAGTCTGCTTCTGTGTGTCTGGACGGCCGTTTTTGCGCTGCTGATCGGCTATCCTCTCGCCTATGCCATGATCCGCGCCCGGTCGGGCCCGCTGCGCAGCGCGATTCTGCTGATATCGCTGACGCCGTTGTTCATGGGCGAGATCGTGCGCACCTATTCTTGGATGATCGTTCTGGGAAATCGTGGCTTCCTGAATTCTGTTCTTCTGAAACTCGGGCTGATCGACAGCCCGATCAGCTTCATGTTCACAATGACAGGGGTGGTCATCGCGCTGGTGCATTTCACACTGCCCATCGTGGTGGTGATGCTTGCAGCTGCACTGTCACATATCGACCGGAACCTTGAACGGGCCGCAACCTCGCTGGGGGCAGGGCGTGTGCGGGTGTTCTTCACGGTCACCTTGCCGTTGTCGATGCCCGGCGTTGTGGCGGCTACCTCCACTGCCTTTGCATGGACATTTTCTGCATTTGCCACGCCACAGATGATCGGCGGAGGGCAGGTTTCGACCATTTCTACGATGGTTTATCAGGTCGGGTTTGCGTCCTTCAACTTTCCGCTTGCGGCGTCCCTGTCACTGACGGGGCTGCTCTTTGCCATAGCTGTTCTGGCGCTGTTTAACACCGGCATTCGCCGCCTTGAAAAATACGGAGCGCACTGA